The segment gctatattgcaaaattactgATATTAATCGCGCTTCACTGGAATAAACTATTTATCAacgaataacaaaaaatatcgaatatcgAGGATCTGCATTTGCAGAATTGTATGCGCTaacatgcaattttattgttaaattaagtttttaatcgGCTTGTTACGCGCGCGTGATAGCACGCGACAAATTGTATGAAGCAGAAAACTGTCAAtgaagtaataattaaattttcactgTTGAAAATTTCCACGAAGAGATGCCAGTAAAAAAGTCatgtatatttctaaaatattttttaagcataATGATTGATATGCATGCATCAATACATATTGATTGTCAATTAATTCTGCGTTAAACGGAAATTTTTAATgccaattttatatactttccATACATTCCACTGTATTTTCTTGCATTTAAAACAAgacaaaatatacatacagaATCAGACTTtgcagaatatatttatagaaagagagaagaaacaTTGGAGAGTAGAAAATACAACTGAAAcgaactttaaaataataaatgttatcaaatttttatcaagatttttgcTTCTCTGTTtccttctttaattttatttttagaaaaaatccGTTAAACCCaagttaaacaattttttcctattttatatctaaactcaatgttaatttatatttatagaagtaaacttgataaaaatatatgcacatAGAACTTTTcatacttatataaaaataaacgataaGTATAGCATTATAACACACATACGTATGTAGAGGAACAAAAATGCGATAAATAACTTCGGAGAagactctttttttttatcatcgaaTAGAGGCTTTGAAAATATATCCTGCCTTTGACTCGTCAAGTAATGTCGCGCGTAAGAATtcggatataaatttttgaacacGACGGTATGTAACAGTACGTCTGCTATATGTGTGTGTagtatcatataaaaatacacacatatatatatatatatatatatatgtgtatatacatacttaCGTAGTCCACGCGGCGTTCTGTCCACAGCGAGGCGCCATTCGGCAATCAGGAAATCCCATACTTCGGATGTTTTGCTTACAGAGAGGATCCTGGATCGGTAGTACTGGCCAGACAGTTAGTTGAATTGATAATGAGCGGCGCGTGCTAGATTGGTCTGGTGCCGAGGCGGCGATTACGGAATTAATCCGGCCCCCGTGAAAATTTATTCCTGCTCCTCGCTTCTCTAATCTTCTCTTTCATCACAGCTACAAAAACTGATAGATCGTtcgaataaatagaaaaataaataatgcttgCGAATTGTGACTTGGATTTTTCGCGAGGCAAAGAAATTCGCATATGCTAAAATGTCATTcgagtattaattttttacgttataaagttctttaaaaatgtcaatttatgTACGTtccattatacatatatctttacatatttttcaaaaatataataataaaaaataaatttttgattgcgataaaaaattatacaatttaattgtaattatgcataaatttagagaatagaaattaacaatttttaattacaactacaattaaaaattatatttacctgAGATTTTCGAAACGTAACGATAGTTTTAGAGGAAGTAGATTAGTAACGGATCGATTATGAGTGTCACGACTCTTGCGAAAGTGACTGGTCGCTGTTTGAAGATAATTGTCGGCGGTGATTCAGGTGAGAGAAACTTTTACGCATCTGAGTAATAAGACTCCGTATCGGTGTCATCTCTCTTGAGAGGTATCCGCGACTTTGCTAATGTTCCTATTCATGCATAATCGTACACTCGTGTGTCTGTCACAAGGCAAGGTCGTACGCAAGGTTGGCACGTAACGTTACGCGATGCGCCGTAATTTATTAGCGTGATGTATCGCGAAACTGAAAGAGAACCAAGTTCGCAGTTAGTGATCGATGGAATGTTTTTTTCTCATCTCGGAATAGTTTGGTTCTGTGTGTACAGTGATGATTCAAATTTGTAATTCAGCCGCGCAAAGTTGAAGCGCAAAGTCAATATTTTCCAACTAAAGAAGGTAGAACTCTTACATCCGGTTGAGCTTTCTATTTCGTAAATCTAACATCGGTTAACGAATTgaccaaaatatataatgtgtgTAATCAAGTGTGTTGGtgtaaaatgagataaaacgTGAGATTTCTCTTATACTTTCATCATTCGTAGAAACCATAGCTCATCGCGAAAACATTGATCCTGACaagttaaaaattcaattttaattactggtttaattaataaaattttaatttatgtaattgtaTCCATATTTAAtagcattttgaaaaaaaataacgccTAACATGTATTTTGTTATCGCAAAAGTGACTTGTGTAGTGTGAACGAGCAAGTCAGTAATGTTTTTCGTAACACTCAGTTGACACTCGACGTGAacgttgaaaaatgtaaattggaaacataatttaaatctaatcGAAAACTAGTTTAATAGTCATCGATTGTCTGAACaaacttacattttacatCTGCGCATTCTTCTGTTGATGTCAATGTGAATAATGTCGGAGAGCCGTAAAATGTTAACTCGGCGCCAAGTAGTCGGGCGATGTTACTAGCTTTATAAGGGGCTTGATTAGGCATTCAAATTTGTTTTGCAAAGTGCTCAAAGGAATTTCTTAATCGCGTTAATTGGCATCCGATCGATAGCTTGAACAATCTTTGGCCTTTGTCATTCGAATTTAATTCACAATATTTCATctaactaaaattttattattttctctgcaaaacaaataaagaatttcTCTTTCTGTTACACAGAACAGAATTTCCATCTGATATAAATCTGaatttaaatcttattttaaaatttacacatacagtccttttacataaaaatgtttaaatagaTGCAGATAAGAGTAAcgaaagatttatatataatttatatctcgtcATTATCTCACAAATTGCAGAATTATTCAATAACGTGAGGATACGCCTCATTTGTATTTACAAGTCGAATGTTGAGATAACATTTTACGTAGAAAAAAACTTGATACGAATACTTATTTTCTGGATTTCAAGAAAAgtcagaattttttatatgtattaataaacgTAAGCAATTACCTTGTTCTGTTGTGTAATTTTGCgttattttgttttcagaattttaaatGTCACTTCTGATATAACGttgataaatttcataaattcttaaagaaaaatgGAATGAATCGCAATCAATAATAGAACAGGCGGCAAGCGCCAGACGTCTTGTCTTACACAACCGTTTTCATGTGTAGATGTGTAGGTTATCGTTCATCAACTACACTCAACGAAAACTACCTaaaaatttcgtaaatattCTAGCAGGTTTAATCAATCATCTTGTGTCTCATTGGAGTTGCATATGAAATCACAAAGAAATCttgtgtgcgcgtgtgtgtcaaaattattatttcgaaatattacgCATACCTGTAAGAATACGtgataaataaacaaacgcggggattgtaaatataaaaatatatttcgcgtTTGTGAACAGTTGCAATAGGAATtcgcttttaaaatatatggaGTCCAGTGTGTAAACAATGTATCGCATAACGCGAGTTAAACAATTCACAAGtaacaaacttttaaaatatatataatgacaGCTTTAACATATTCATTGTGCTCTGTTTTTTTTATGGGGGAGACATTTTTCGTATTACAAACATATGAACATCTATTTATAGATCacatattatcatatatataatgtttcatATGTTTAACGATTTATCATTTTCAGCACACTGTTGGTATGTGCATTCAGTGTCTCCCGTACGCATGATGGGATTGATGAGCTGTAAAATAAACAGTATTGTTTCTTGTATCGCAAACGATTTCTAACAACAGAATATTAAGAGACTTACGCTTATAAAATTCTCCCAAAAAATTCACATTAGGCACTAGAGAATGAACTTTCTGCAAAATTGTAGCTTTTGATTCAAGTGTAGCATTAATGTTCCAaatctaaaaacaaaaatattcgattacatattgttgcaacattgtcaGGCTTTGAACACACCAATttacaacatatatataccTGAATAAGGTCTTCCCTATCACGAATGGATACAGTCACTCCGCAGATTTCATCATCCTGTGCTACATGTGTGCTAAACTGTTCTCCAATAGCTGCCAGCACCACTTCTTTCCATACATCTGcctaaaaaatacaaaatatgttaGATGCCATCAAAGATTTTATAGTACGCATCTAGAGGATAATTGATATTGGCATAAATACATCAGAATACCTACAGTATCACTTTTATGGCACTTTAATCTCCAAGTTCCTCCCTTTTGATTCACTTTGTCCTCCCATAAAGGGTATCTGTCATCTCTCATTAAATGGTAACTATATTTAAcctgtaataaaaacaatgaaatATCAGTCTAAGGTACATTACATCAGCAAACTTATTTTCTCTatgtatagatttttaattattatacctGCATTTGTCCAGCATTtggtatattattaaaaactgcCCAGAAATTTTGCACAGTATTTACTGTATAGATCTTCTGCAAATTGGCTTTGTATTCTTCGGCAGTTGTGCCATGAATGGCTCTGTTAATTCAACAAGtgttttaagaatatttagtattaatcAATACAGTTGAACAAACAAAACAAGGAAATAGATCATTTTAtcacacataaaaatatatatgtatatattgtttatctatatacgaaaaattaatacagaatatttaaaacattttaaagaaCTGGCTCAAACTATCAAAACAGAGTTtagatacattaattattttacatattttctatcACCTTCTGATGACTTAGCattatctttgaaatattctgtttaagtacataatcaaatatattaatgaagttCTCATCATTAgtgaaattaacaattttattgtttcttactctgcacaaaatatttatgcataattaattattcatgcaTTGCGTCAAGATATGAATATGTAAAGGCGCTTCTTTGATGCAATGACGATTGTGAGGAGAAAAACGTGTtgtgtttataaaaacacagCTTGTTATTACGCCTTAAAATTGTCTTGTATTTAAACAAAGCGAGGTTAAAGGTGACGACCTTATAGATATCGAATCGACCCTTCGACAAAACTTGTCGTGAGTGTCGTGGAACTTACAAAATGTTTACGATATGACGTTTGACAATAATCAGCAAGATAAGATCGGAATGCATCGTCAGTGATGCACTTGTATGTGCATTGACGAGTCACACAGTGGAACGATTATGCGAGggaaatttattactattctTTCTTACTTGTCCAGCCAGAAAGTCCATGGTGTCTGCAACGGAATGGCGGATCCCTCGTCTTCCTCGATCGTCTTGACGGTTTCATCAGACAGAACCGTTGATTTTAACAAGTCCGACGATGTGTTCTCCTTCGCTTCGCATTCCGCCGCGGCCATGTTCGAAACGACGATGCAAGCAGTGCTACAACGTCAAAAATCATGTGatcgtcgccgccgtcgccacccaagatctatagagagaaggttacctcaggaaaaccggttgtgggcgagggacgatgaagtaaggggagagctagaaacagcttggtggcgaggggcgatgaaggaaggggagagcatgagaTCTCAttgacaaacagtagctgtctctctctttcaaagttCTTCCTTTTCTAACTGTTTCTACTCTCTGTCACTCGCTTGCATTTATTCTTCAAAGAACTTATGTacgcattaaattttataatactgccaaaaaaaatcgcaagcACGTAGGTAATAAGAGGAAAGCTGAAGATAATCAAAGAAGAGTcgccaataaatataaaaaaattattaatcaatttaacgcaattaacagattaatacaacatatatgtatttttattattatagatacttataaaaattttattattatacttgtatacttattatatttattatacttaatttttattatagatactcttataaaattttataatcacaatgttgccgcatatttaatgatccttaatatacagggtgattcaaaataacttgatgtccttgcaatgccatattcgtgagcgaattctgagacgatttttccttttacaaaattttatccgaagcttagtttttgagttataattgaaaataggtagcaacttacgagttcggtacaacgggcaggcagggacgcacaatgtataatgagactgtcaagtgtttactgtcgtctcatgacgcattgctcgtccctgcctgtccgttgtatcggactcgtaagtagcaaactattttcaattataactcaaaaactaagctttggacaaaattttataaaaggaaaaatcgtctcagaatttgctcaagaatatggcattgcaaggacatcgggttattttgaatcatcctgtataccccatcatatttgctttaaagaattattttaagatttcaacagaaacatttcaataatatttcattagcaaatatttaaaaattgttaacactttgtaaattttatcatataaatattcacatttgcaatgttgaaacatgtattacaatttcattatttaagtttgtatcataataaatttgtgtataatgctttttatattaccctAGAAtagtacttacatttatgaatttcagttacaatttcttgacaatttttgaggttttcacaattaaatataaaaaataaatttctttatagtatttcttttgtaaataatgcatataaacagtaaatattattttaaaaataatttttaaatatgtactattttttcttttattttactactttacaaatgatgttttttgtgtatatccccaaattatattttattttcattgatattacagtctaaatacgagtacaaagcaatttgtattacaaatgcatctgttgcagcgatatttaacattataaacgttaaatatctagcgctataatttgcaatatatgtaatttatagcgcctttctaatttacttttccattattatttcgcaattttcagtactatcaatattttacaaaataaaagtattttttcgataaaaactcaaagcatttctatattaaaggagcgagagagaaaacactaaagcgtgcgagagagacagctattgtttgtcgatgagatcatcattgcccctcttgccgctcgccccgctcagcatttgcccctcttgccgctcgtctctctttgcgcgtgaggtaaccttctctctatagatcttggtcGCCACCACCAATTGCCGTTGAAAACTGATGACGTTGTCGACGGAAAAAGAAAcacatacttttttattacacgcaCCAACAGATGTCACATATAGTATttacaatttgaaaattgtgcGCTACAACGCGCactaatattcaatttttcttaaaaaaatataagttgactttttttatcaataacgTAGAATAatcatgtatttttaattctttatcacATTTGAGAATGTGTACAGTGTATTAATAAAaggtatttttttaagaaagaaatattgcgcagatgaaaaaataaacaaaaacaataaataaatatattttattgtttcttttataattgaatGAATGAAATACTGAAATACtggttataaataaaaaatatgtttatattatgaGATTATGTATAAAAACTTATATGAGTAAAGTTAAAGCCACCTGTTGCagcacttttttattttttccacagcttaaaatgtattatatttttaattattataaaataaaatatctaataaagaattacaaagaatgttttcatttttattttgggtattctttttttatcaatttgtagtAAATTGCAAAACATGTTTGTCAGCAACGAACTGTTATTTCAGTAgtgtgttatattttttcaatctctcaatatatttttacccaaatatttgtttaatttgatTGTCTTAATTTCCTTATCTATTTTAAcagagttaaaattaaatttcttcgaTTATTTGCGCAATTTGCGTTATTGATCAACGCTGCGCTAGGAAGTATCTATTATAATTGGAAAAGCTATTTCGAGTGCTGTtagaatgttatttattgatatcttCTGAGTCATCACCTATCGCATGTATTAAGTATTACGTATCAGATTAATACGATTATACGATATAGTCGTAAAAAACAGGCGACAcgtattcttatataaaaagatccCCGTCCGTATCGTTACTCCTTACAAATTATCCTTCCGTGTTTAACAAAAAACACATGTTTGAtatcagaaattaatattcattaatgaCAGATAAGTCAATTTATCGTGATGAGAGTTTCGCAATTAACACATGCGTCGTGTTCTGAGTGTATATGTGTCTATGAGACTACATGACTGTCTGGTTTTTGTGAGTAATATGATAAAACAGTATTCACATGTGTGCTACAAGCACTTGCATATACAGGATGtcttgaaaaaatagaagtaaTCAGACCGATGACGATgcgaaaagttttttatttttaattattaattacttaaattaaaaggaaattattttaatttaatttccttttaatttataattaatttaatttataattaagtattaACTCGATAGAAACAAGGGGTACTTATAGACGTTAAAGTTTCATCAGAACTATAGCAGACTGTAATGAGATTATTCCAATTAGACAACAAGTTCCGACAGATACGAGAGCCTAGCGGAATATCCACAACACCCTTATACTCGTTTAAAGACTGTTGTTAAtgaattaacattattattttgaaggCGGTGGTAAATAATCACGTCTTACGAATCTTTCCTAAcaaaaaattagttttgctTGACGGATATCAGACTTGTTCCTGCCGAATATTGAAGCATTAATTATCGTTTATTTgctcttctcttctctttttcagAACTTTGTAAATTTACGCGAATGTGAATTGTATTagcaatatttacaaaaaaaaaatctgcaaacacgataaagaaatttaatctaTTGTTCAAtgcgtgaaaataaaattttaatcgaatatCCACGGAACAGCTATCGAACAAGATCTATTCTCTGAAAGTAGACTTTATTTTGAAACAcctagtatatgtaatattaatatatatgtacatacaatatatagaCATTTACAAATACGGCAAGAGTATTTTTGAGGTTGATATCAACGCCATTCGATATCAACCGATATTCATAGTCGGAATATCGTAGTGTACGTTTCGCTTCGCTGTTCCGCCGTTCATTTGGAAATGTCCGAAAGTGTCATTGCAAACTAACACGTGCATTACACATACCGTGACACGATTCGTGTGACCTGTTCGTGCTAAATTTATCCTGTTCGTGTCGAAACCGCAATGTGTTCTCCTCTGATTTACAACGGCTCCGTATTGCCGTATGCACACGTATACGCTGTATTCACGTGTAACGTTATCGTTACGTGAAGTTCGCCGCACATCAAGTGAGTGATTTTTCAatcatcttttaattttatcttctaaCAAACTGTGTTTGCCACAAAATCCACAACTGTTGATCAGCAGAAGTCattcagaattaaaaattccgACGACAGTCGACTCTTGAAAAAGGTAAACTAAACTTTCTTTACAAAAAAGGTGTagaattgttatttgttagGCTAAACTGAGACAAATGACGAGCTAATTTTGATTTCAGTTCAATAGACGTAAAGTGAAACAATAAATTAGGTAAACAAAGATcgtttatttttcgaaaaattttatcgaacgATTTTCTAAGAGTATAAAAGTGGTCAAGTTGTGCAAAAATTacaagtaaatttattatatgaatagaCTGTTTACtctatttttcatcatttgtCTCAGGCTAgcctaaataaataattatttatgctaCTTACCTTTATGTTATTTGTCTACAACTAAACACATAACAGTGCCACATAATAATTAGCAGTCCTTAccaacaaaaaaattgcaatatgaTAGGTTAAAATATCGCTTATTGAGCTTATTGTGTTTCATAACACTAAATCTAAGCGTTGATGATAAGAGAGCGCGAGAGTCGCGATGTGTTCTTGCTGAATTAGCGTTTCATTTCTTTGCGACACGTGGACGAAATGACACGGTGTCACTCTTAGCTCTCTCTTCTCATAGTCAAGTTCAGTTAATCGACATGTATAATTATCAACGCATAGAGACgcaaattcataattattgcTGGCAACGAAAATGGACTTTCCTGATTGCGTTGGtttgtatcattttcatcataTTTCTCATATGGCATTCAACTGATAAGACAGTGAAATATGACACATACCTGGACGATGTACCTGAAAATCTTTATCAAGAAggtaagaattttattttactataattcgtaaaaaagaattatttttcttatctcgCTGTTACAGTGATGAACAAATGGTACAACTTCTCGGGCGGTGAGTAATTCTAATACCtaattttgtgattttgaTTGCTTCAATCGTATAATGTTTCGTATAACAAATAAGGATTTTTAAAGAGAATTTTGATACTGCAAATAAaagtagaataaattttacatatgtaaaGCTTCACTTTAagaaaatggaattttaaCATGGAAAAATTACTGATTGCGTCACTCAGACATATCGATACATTTATTAGATTGTAGtacttgtaaatataattagaacaCGTTGTTCAGAGATACAATGTTCACGTACCATCTGTTACGTACCAAACATACTGCGCATTGTTCTGTACatgtttatagaaataatgatCTTGTAAAGTGTTCGATAATTGCTGCAGATGCGCGGTCGCACCGTTGGTCGCTAGTGAAATTCGAGTCGACATtattaagagaaaaagatagtTAGAGATAAAAACTAGGAATGTGATTTACCTATTTATTTCGCGCAAAATACAGAGACAACTGCAAACGTCGACAGAtacaaagtatataatttcGGATAACTATTGATTGAAAAGTGAGAGAGGAGGCACATTTGCGCGCGTAGGGGGTGTGCGTATGTAGATGTGTAACGGACGTATGATTTTAAGACAGAACAGAAACGATAATATACAGCGAGAATTAATGAGTTTAAAGTTATAACGGAAACGCGATTAATTAGAGAATAACGTTACTTGTCCGAGCACATGGCAACAAcattatgaattaataacaatttcatCATCATTGTGAAAGTAGGAAATTTCGACACTCCAAATAATGactaaaaaacaattaatcatcaaattttatttaggtGAGGAATGGtataacaagaaaaatatattcgcatTGAGCCCGGAGGCCTTTCAAAATCTATTGACGGACGTTCGACAGAATTGGATAATATGGAATCATAATGAGAACGAGTCGTATGATCTTCAAGAACCAAATGTCGAAGATCCATCGATGGGGCAATCGACGGTGATACGTGAAATTCTCAATGAGATGGTAGTAAAACAATTATCACAATTTCATGGGAAATGTAATAAACGAATTCGCGTTTCGAAACAATTCATCGAATGTAAAATAACTCAATCGATTCTCTCTGCGTACCaataaatactaaattttatttattgctctCTACAGAAAAATGGATTTTTCATAGAGTGCGGTGCGTATGACGGGGAAACGCGTAGCAATACGTTGTTTTTGGAGCGATTTAACGGATGGTCGGGTCTGTTGATAGAAGCTGATCctatcaattttacaaaaatgttgcaaaaaaatagaagGGCCTACCTATCGCCGACATGTCTTAGCGTCATCAACAGCCCTAGCGTggtaagaaaataatgatgGCGAAATAGGTTGTCATCGTTAATGATGactttgaaacaatattatcAGAGTCGCGAAGCCAGAGATTTGATTTCTGATTTATTGAATATGTAAATGCGTGGATGCTATGCAAATTTCGACGGGAAAATGCGAGCTTCTCGAAATTACAGAAGTTCTTTCTTATGGCGAAAAACGTGGGACGTTTACACGAGCCTGAAAATACGACGCAGGATGCGCCTACAAATTCGCCCGACGTGGCTTACACGGGCAAGCATATTCGCGTGCAGTGCTTCCCATTGTCAGTTTACATCGCCGCGTTGGGAGTCAAGACGGTCGATTATTTCAGTCTCGACGTCGAAGGTAACGAGATCGACGTACTAGAGACAATTCCGTTCAACGAGGTGGACATAAAGGCACGTACCTACAACTTTAGCGCGATCCATATTGAATCTTCATATTTGCGTTTGTCGCGAGATCACTCGCGTCTCTTTCGCCTGAGAAAACGGCGTGTAAATCATTTCTACGTCACATTGATGATGAAATATCTGTACTTTTTAGGTTCTCTCCGTGGAATATATACACAATgcgaaaaaagatataaaggATATAAAGCAGTATATGATCGATATGATGAAACAACGGGGATACTATGTTTACAAGTTCGTTGAGCGATCGGATAACTTGGcgaatgatattatttttgtgaagCGCGACGTATGACGAACAAGCGCAaataggtaaaaaaaaaattacattctaAATGATTATCCATCTGTGGATATTGTCTAATGACTGATATGCATAGTAGCTGTGATTACATATATAGTTTCTGTCAAAATGATAACTAATTTAAGTCGATAAGTGCGAAGAGATATATTTCAGATTGttaatgaaaacattttattatacaagatATCTACAGAaccatacactttttttttaaataaaataagatgtcTCTCTCTATTTACGATCTACAGAAAACGAAACGACAGATCGCAACGTTATTTtagtaattacaaataaacagGAATAAATGGAGTTGCAcagtcaaaaatttataattgtatatggCACACTGCATGTAATCTCATTTGATAGAAATTAATCGCATTTCGTCACAATtctctcaatatttttatcaatcaactgattattacataaatgttcCTGGAAACGCAATGTTTCCAATAttgtatgataaataatatgtgaGCCTTTTGTGGCAATATTTTTGAGAGCTTTGCaagaataaattcaaataagatGCCGGCTCAATATgcgcattaaaaaaaactttataatttattatttattataaattcaataatatatatgttctgcatatttgcttttatatataacaatttttaaagattctaCATCTTATAAACTTTGAGAAACATACACTGCCAACgtataatatagtattttgcttcttaaaatttaacaaaaaatattgtaaattgaaTTAGTTTAATGAACTATTTCGGAATAACTTACAATTACTATAC is part of the Linepithema humile isolate Giens D197 chromosome 3, Lhum_UNIL_v1.0, whole genome shotgun sequence genome and harbors:
- the ETHR gene encoding eukaryotic translation initiation factor 4E isoform X4, which gives rise to MLTTMSTVAFELNSSYYTTAIGNSALDGFSVIESENTTSALYMLPAYIRTTSMVACIVVMVLGILGNLMVPLVVLQGKDMRNSTNIFLVNLSVADLFVLVISTPSMLMEINSGPEVWLLGEHMCKAVPFVELTVAHASVLTILAISFERYYAICEPLRAGYVCTKARAIFLCFLAWVAAALCTSTACIVVSNMAAAECEAKENTSSDLLKSTVLSDETVKTIEEDEGSAIPLQTPWTFWLDKAIHGTTAEEYKANLQKIYTVNTVQNFWAVFNNIPNAGQMQVKYSYHLMRDDRYPLWEDKVNQKGGTWRLKCHKSDTADVWKEVVLAAIGEQFSTHVAQDDEICGVTVSIRDREDLIQIWNINATLESKATILQKVHSLVPNVNFLGEFYKPHQSHHAYGRH
- the ETHR gene encoding uncharacterized protein ETHR isoform X7 — its product is MLTTMSTVAFELNSSYYTTAIGNSALDGFSVIESENTTSALYMLPAYIRTTSMVACIVVMVLGILGNLMVPLVVLQGKDMRNSTNIFLVNLSVADLFVLVISTPSMLMEINSGPEVWLLGEHMCKAVPFVELTVAHASVLTILAISFERYYAICEPLRAGTACIVVSNMAAAECEAKENTSSDLLKSTVLSDETVKTIEEDEGSAIPLQTPWTFWLDKAIHGTTAEEYKANLQKIYTVNTVQNFWAVFNNIPNAGQMQVKYSYHLMRDDRYPLWEDKVNQKGGTWRLKCHKSDTADVWKEVVLAAIGEQFSTHVAQDDEICGVTVSIRDREDLIQIWNINATLESKATILQKVHSLVPNVNFLGEFYKPHQSHHAYGRH
- the LOC105676311 gene encoding uncharacterized protein isoform X3, with amino-acid sequence MHTYTLYSRVTLSLREVRRTSSEEWYNKKNIFALSPEAFQNLLTDVRQNWIIWNHNENESYDLQEPNVEDPSMGQSTVIREILNEMKNGFFIECGAYDGETRSNTLFLERFNGWSGLLIEADPINFTKMLQKNRRAYLSPTCLSVINSPSVKFFLMAKNVGRLHEPENTTQDAPTNSPDVAYTGKHIRVQCFPLSVYIAALGVKTVDYFSLDVEGNEIDVLETIPFNEVDIKVLSVEYIHNAKKDIKDIKQYMIDMMKQRGYYVYKFVERSDNLANDIIFVKRDV
- the LOC105676311 gene encoding uncharacterized protein isoform X1; amino-acid sequence: MYNYQRIETQIHNYCWQRKWTFLIALVCIIFIIFLIWHSTDKTVKYDTYLDDVPENLYQEVMNKWYNFSGGEEWYNKKNIFALSPEAFQNLLTDVRQNWIIWNHNENESYDLQEPNVEDPSMGQSTVIREILNEMKNGFFIECGAYDGETRSNTLFLERFNGWSGLLIEADPINFTKMLQKNRRAYLSPTCLSVINSPSVKFFLMAKNVGRLHEPENTTQDAPTNSPDVAYTGKHIRVQCFPLSVYIAALGVKTVDYFSLDVEGNEIDVLETIPFNEVDIKVLSVEYIHNAKKDIKDIKQYMIDMMKQRGYYVYKFVERSDNLANDIIFVKRDV
- the LOC105676311 gene encoding uncharacterized protein isoform X2, which codes for MYNYQRIETQIHNYCWQRKWTFLIALVCIIFIIFLIWHSTDKTVKYDTYLDDVPENLYQEGEEWYNKKNIFALSPEAFQNLLTDVRQNWIIWNHNENESYDLQEPNVEDPSMGQSTVIREILNEMKNGFFIECGAYDGETRSNTLFLERFNGWSGLLIEADPINFTKMLQKNRRAYLSPTCLSVINSPSVKFFLMAKNVGRLHEPENTTQDAPTNSPDVAYTGKHIRVQCFPLSVYIAALGVKTVDYFSLDVEGNEIDVLETIPFNEVDIKVLSVEYIHNAKKDIKDIKQYMIDMMKQRGYYVYKFVERSDNLANDIIFVKRDV
- the LOC105676311 gene encoding uncharacterized protein isoform X4 codes for the protein MNKWYNFSGGEEWYNKKNIFALSPEAFQNLLTDVRQNWIIWNHNENESYDLQEPNVEDPSMGQSTVIREILNEMKNGFFIECGAYDGETRSNTLFLERFNGWSGLLIEADPINFTKMLQKNRRAYLSPTCLSVINSPSVKFFLMAKNVGRLHEPENTTQDAPTNSPDVAYTGKHIRVQCFPLSVYIAALGVKTVDYFSLDVEGNEIDVLETIPFNEVDIKVLSVEYIHNAKKDIKDIKQYMIDMMKQRGYYVYKFVERSDNLANDIIFVKRDV